In a genomic window of Nocardia fluminea:
- a CDS encoding ABC transporter ATP-binding protein, with protein sequence MTVLDEQRATSLLSLLRPFLGSFGAVVILQVVGAVAGLAPLLAVVEVGRILLSPDAVDHAHVWLVVLAGATGLLVRLLCTASSSAIGHLLDDRVQLSFRRQLADQLGRVPIGWFARRRTGELAKIVGDDVSAVHPFIAHAPGELVSAFVVPWVSLIYLFTVDWRLTLITLIPVVLAIALVPLMMTPTRLREQQDFDTAMGGIASSVVEFVQGIAVVKAFGGSERAHRRFRTATDDFADIFLRMVRGLAGIAAGMQVALSPPFVLLVVLIGGTVLITHGGMAPADLLPFLLLGIGLTAPVAALGHGFDDLQAARRAAGRIRDVLDEAPLPEPAQATAPRGHRVRFQGVRFGYDAEHEVLRGIDLVLEPGTVTALVGPSGSGKSTLVQLLPRFFDPTHGTVSLGGVDLRELGSRALYRTVSFVFQDVRLLRASVADNIALAVPHADRDTVMRAARLANIHDRVLELPHGYDTVIGDDIALSGGEAQRISLARALLADAPVLVLDEATAFADPQTEQAVRQALSTLGRDRTILVIAHRLETIADADTVVLLDNGTIIEQGRPADLLARQGKFADFWHAHRTVTAQLQGDPR encoded by the coding sequence ATGACCGTGCTCGATGAACAGCGGGCAACGAGTCTCCTGAGCTTGCTCCGACCGTTTCTCGGCAGTTTCGGCGCGGTGGTGATCCTGCAGGTCGTAGGGGCCGTCGCGGGGTTGGCCCCGTTGCTCGCCGTAGTCGAAGTGGGTCGCATCTTGCTGTCGCCCGACGCGGTCGACCACGCTCATGTGTGGCTCGTCGTGCTGGCCGGTGCGACGGGTCTGCTCGTCCGATTGCTCTGTACCGCGTCGTCTTCGGCGATCGGGCACCTCCTCGACGATCGTGTCCAGCTGTCGTTCCGCCGGCAGCTGGCCGATCAGCTGGGCCGGGTGCCGATCGGCTGGTTCGCGCGGCGCCGCACCGGTGAACTGGCGAAGATCGTCGGCGACGACGTGAGCGCGGTACACCCCTTCATCGCGCACGCGCCCGGCGAACTGGTCTCGGCGTTCGTCGTGCCGTGGGTCTCGCTGATCTACCTGTTCACCGTCGACTGGCGGCTCACGCTCATCACGCTGATCCCGGTGGTGCTGGCGATCGCGCTCGTTCCGTTGATGATGACTCCCACCCGGCTGCGTGAACAGCAGGACTTCGACACGGCCATGGGTGGTATCGCCAGCTCGGTCGTCGAGTTCGTGCAGGGGATCGCGGTGGTGAAGGCCTTCGGTGGTTCCGAACGTGCCCACCGCCGATTCCGCACGGCCACTGATGATTTCGCCGACATCTTCCTGCGGATGGTGCGCGGCCTGGCGGGCATCGCGGCGGGTATGCAGGTGGCGCTGTCGCCACCGTTCGTGCTGCTGGTGGTGCTCATCGGCGGCACGGTGCTGATCACCCACGGCGGGATGGCCCCGGCCGATCTGCTGCCGTTCCTGCTGCTCGGCATCGGGCTCACCGCCCCCGTGGCGGCGCTCGGACACGGTTTCGACGATCTCCAGGCCGCACGGCGCGCGGCAGGCCGGATCCGTGACGTCCTCGACGAGGCGCCGCTGCCCGAGCCGGCCCAGGCGACAGCGCCGCGGGGGCACCGCGTGCGGTTCCAAGGCGTCCGCTTCGGCTACGACGCCGAACACGAAGTGCTGCGCGGGATCGACCTGGTACTGGAACCCGGCACCGTCACCGCACTCGTCGGACCGTCGGGCAGCGGCAAATCCACTCTGGTCCAGCTGCTGCCGCGGTTCTTCGACCCGACCCACGGCACCGTCTCCCTCGGCGGCGTCGACCTGCGGGAACTCGGTAGCCGCGCGCTCTATCGCACGGTCTCGTTCGTCTTCCAGGATGTGCGACTGCTGCGCGCCTCGGTCGCGGACAACATCGCCCTCGCCGTTCCTCATGCCGACCGCGACACCGTGATGCGCGCCGCCCGACTGGCGAACATCCATGACCGCGTCCTCGAACTGCCACACGGCTACGACACCGTGATCGGCGACGACATCGCCCTGTCCGGCGGTGAGGCACAACGGATCTCGCTGGCTCGCGCCCTGCTCGCCGATGCCCCGGTCCTGGTCCTCGACGAAGCGACAGCGTTCGCGGACCCGCAGACCGAACAGGCCGTGCGGCAGGCACTGTCGACACTGGGTCGTGACCGGACCATCCTGGTCATCGCGCACCGGCTGGAAACGATCGCCGACGCCGACACCGTCGTGCTGCTCGACAACGGCACGATCATCGAACAGGGCAGACCCGCCGATCTGCTTGCCCGACAGGGGAAATTCGCCGACTTCTGGCACGCGCACCGCACGGTGACCGCGCAACTACAGGGAGACCCACGATGA
- a CDS encoding thiamine pyrophosphate-dependent enzyme: MALGSLDLDGAFRAGMDALVVPEHIDAVGGIDAAAGVELFESQAAGRHLDLAARRLGAARQGFYSIGSSGHEGNAAVAAALRVDDPALLHYRSAAFFVQRCKQIPGLDPVRDVLLGVVAAAADPISGGRHKVFGSAAASILPQTSTIASHLPRAVGLAFALDRAAKQGISCRWPGDAVVVCSFGDASANHSTAVGAINAALHAAHQGVPMPLVLVCEDNGLGISVPTAPDWIERAYGPRPGLTYLAADGCDLPDVLGAAEDAVHLARTWRVPVFLHLRTVRLGGHAGSDVESAYRGPADIAADLARDPLLGTARYLIAAGVAEAGDLLERYERISAHVRQTADEVVHEARLDSAAAVLAPLAPTHPVAIRDDVARTGPASQTSAAPRMTLAQAINHTLAELLTKDPDVLVFGEDVGRKGGVYGVTKGLRKRFGVRRVFDTLLDEQSVLGTALGTGAAGFIPIPEIQYLAYVHNAADQIRGEAATLQFFSNGQYRNPMVVRIAGLAYQKGFGGHFHNDNSLAALRDIPGVVVAVPARADDAAAMLRTCVSAARVDGRVCVFVEPIALYHTRDLHVGDEAWLASPTTDHVPIGTARVYGDGTDLTIVTFGNGVPMSLRTANRLAGEGIHARVLDLRWLTPLPTTDLLHHAEATGRVLVADETRRSGGVSESVFAALVDAGYRGVLARVTSADSFIPLGPAADTVLLGESAIEAAARRIVSSS; this comes from the coding sequence ATGGCGCTGGGATCGCTTGACCTGGATGGGGCTTTTCGGGCGGGGATGGATGCACTCGTCGTGCCCGAGCACATCGACGCGGTCGGGGGCATCGATGCCGCGGCCGGGGTCGAGCTGTTCGAATCCCAGGCTGCCGGTCGACATCTCGATCTGGCGGCGCGGCGGTTGGGGGCGGCTCGGCAGGGTTTCTACAGCATCGGATCTTCCGGGCACGAGGGAAACGCGGCCGTCGCGGCCGCGCTGCGCGTCGACGATCCTGCGTTGTTGCACTATCGGTCAGCAGCGTTCTTCGTGCAGCGATGCAAGCAGATTCCGGGGCTGGATCCGGTTCGGGATGTGCTGCTGGGGGTTGTCGCGGCGGCCGCTGATCCGATCTCGGGTGGGCGGCACAAGGTGTTCGGGAGTGCGGCGGCCTCGATCCTTCCGCAGACCTCGACCATCGCTTCGCATCTGCCGCGAGCGGTGGGACTGGCCTTCGCGTTGGATCGCGCTGCGAAGCAAGGGATTTCGTGTCGGTGGCCCGGCGATGCGGTGGTGGTGTGCAGTTTCGGTGACGCCTCGGCCAACCACTCGACGGCGGTAGGCGCGATCAACGCCGCCCTGCATGCCGCCCACCAGGGTGTGCCGATGCCGCTGGTGCTCGTCTGCGAGGACAACGGGCTCGGCATCAGCGTGCCCACCGCGCCGGACTGGATCGAGCGCGCCTACGGTCCACGACCGGGGCTCACCTACCTCGCCGCCGACGGCTGCGATCTGCCCGACGTTCTCGGTGCCGCCGAAGACGCGGTGCACCTGGCACGGACCTGGCGGGTGCCGGTGTTCCTGCACCTGCGCACGGTCCGGCTCGGTGGACACGCCGGCTCCGATGTCGAGTCCGCCTACCGTGGTCCGGCCGATATCGCCGCCGATCTCGCCCGCGACCCGCTCCTCGGCACCGCCCGGTACCTGATCGCGGCGGGTGTGGCCGAGGCGGGCGACCTGCTCGAGCGCTATGAGCGGATCAGTGCCCACGTGCGGCAGACCGCCGACGAGGTGGTTCACGAGGCTCGGCTCGATTCCGCGGCGGCAGTGCTCGCGCCGCTCGCGCCCACTCACCCCGTCGCGATTCGCGACGACGTCGCCCGCACCGGTCCGGCGTCACAAACCTCAGCCGCCCCCCGGATGACGCTGGCGCAGGCAATCAATCACACGCTCGCGGAACTTCTGACAAAAGACCCTGACGTGCTGGTATTCGGCGAGGATGTCGGCCGAAAGGGTGGCGTCTACGGCGTCACGAAGGGCCTCAGGAAACGCTTCGGCGTCCGGCGGGTCTTCGACACTCTCCTCGACGAACAATCCGTCCTCGGCACCGCGTTGGGCACCGGCGCCGCCGGATTCATCCCGATCCCGGAAATCCAGTATCTCGCCTACGTCCACAACGCGGCCGATCAGATCCGCGGCGAAGCGGCCACCCTCCAATTCTTCTCGAACGGGCAGTACCGCAATCCGATGGTGGTCCGCATCGCGGGCCTCGCCTACCAGAAGGGCTTCGGCGGCCACTTCCACAACGATAATTCGCTGGCCGCGCTGCGCGATATCCCCGGCGTCGTCGTCGCCGTGCCCGCCCGCGCCGACGATGCGGCCGCCATGCTGCGGACCTGCGTCTCAGCGGCACGAGTCGACGGCCGGGTCTGTGTGTTCGTCGAACCGATAGCCCTGTACCACACCAGAGATCTACATGTAGGCGACGAAGCCTGGCTGGCTTCCCCCACCACCGACCACGTCCCGATCGGCACAGCGCGCGTCTACGGCGACGGCACCGATCTCACCATCGTCACCTTCGGCAACGGTGTTCCGATGAGCCTGCGCACCGCGAATCGCCTTGCCGGCGAAGGAATTCACGCGCGAGTACTGGACCTGCGCTGGCTGACTCCCTTGCCGACCACGGATCTGCTCCACCACGCCGAAGCTACCGGCCGTGTGCTGGTCGCCGACGAGACCCGGCGCAGTGGCGGCGTCTCCGAGTCGGTTTTCGCGGCGCTCGTCGACGCCGGCTATCGCGGCGTGCTCGCCAGGGTCACCAGTGCGGACAGCTTCATCCCGCTCGGACCGGCCGCGGACACCGTCCTGCTCGGTGAATCGGCGATCGAGGCCGCGGCCCGACGCATCGTGTCGTCGAGCTGA
- a CDS encoding alpha/beta hydrolase yields the protein MRGRVPVRMRVLAALKGGPDWDSITPAEVVEARTAQEKLRRSAFGTFITGRPDPGALGTDHTLAPAGRTLRVRVHRPVRGGSRLPLIVAFHGGGFISGTPEQDDWLLSHLAAECPAVVASVDYRLAPEHPIPAAVEDARDAVPLLVARAGEWGADGTRLALLGSSAGATLAALTGFGTPELRTQVLINPQLDWTDAVFDYPSFTENANSPTATPANCRAVQRIALPAGFDARQISPMFYDDLAGGAPTLIQSAGLDPLEDQSSAYAARLRRAGVEVTLTRYAEATHGFLSMRGVIPAAGPARAEILDHLRSHLALRSGARR from the coding sequence ATGCGAGGCAGAGTTCCTGTTCGGATGCGGGTGTTGGCCGCCCTGAAGGGCGGGCCGGATTGGGATTCGATCACCCCGGCCGAGGTTGTCGAGGCGCGCACGGCGCAGGAGAAGTTGCGCCGGTCCGCTTTCGGGACGTTCATCACGGGTCGGCCGGATCCCGGTGCGCTAGGGACGGATCACACGCTCGCACCGGCCGGTCGCACGCTGCGTGTTCGCGTGCATCGGCCGGTGCGCGGGGGTTCGCGGTTACCGTTGATCGTCGCGTTTCACGGCGGCGGATTCATCAGCGGGACGCCCGAGCAGGACGATTGGCTGCTGAGTCATCTGGCCGCCGAGTGTCCGGCTGTGGTGGCCTCGGTGGACTATCGGCTCGCACCCGAGCATCCGATTCCCGCCGCTGTCGAGGATGCCCGCGACGCGGTACCGCTGCTCGTCGCGCGGGCGGGGGAGTGGGGCGCGGACGGTACCCGGCTCGCACTGCTCGGCAGCAGCGCGGGCGCCACCCTCGCGGCCCTGACCGGCTTCGGCACTCCTGAGCTGCGGACGCAGGTGCTGATCAACCCCCAACTCGACTGGACCGACGCGGTATTCGATTATCCCTCGTTCACCGAGAACGCGAACAGTCCCACCGCGACACCCGCGAACTGCCGTGCGGTGCAACGCATCGCGCTTCCCGCGGGCTTCGACGCGCGACAGATATCGCCGATGTTCTACGACGATCTCGCCGGGGGCGCCCCCACTCTCATCCAGTCCGCCGGCCTCGACCCGCTGGAAGATCAGTCGTCCGCCTACGCCGCCCGTTTGCGGCGGGCCGGTGTCGAGGTGACGCTGACCCGCTATGCCGAAGCGACACACGGCTTCCTGAGCATGCGGGGCGTCATCCCCGCCGCCGGGCCCGCCCGCGCGGAGATTCTCGACCATCTGCGAAGCCACCTGGCGCTGCGTTCCGGAGCGCGTCGATGA
- a CDS encoding MFS transporter, whose protein sequence is MGTAAAERISTWAPLRSPVFRALWIAQLVSNLGTWMQTVGAQWILVDQPNAAALVSFVQTALALPVMLLSIPSGVLADLVDRRRLLIGAQTGMAVASLTLTVFTATGHTTPAVLLSLLFLLGCGQALTAPAWQAVQPELVPRDQITSAAALGSMSVNIGRAVGPAVAGVIVSIAGPTVVFGFNTVSFVGIVAVLLVSKWPTRTSPLPSERPLAALQAGTRFIRAAPAIRRVLFRAILFIAPASAVWSLLPVIAHDRLGLSSSGYGLLLGALGLGAVCGALGLSRLRVLFNPTQRLALAAVLFGLGAIATALVHQVVLVLVLLVGAGLAWLLAMSTLNSTMQLLLPAWVRARGLSVYMLVFMGGQAIGSLLWGLVAGAYGAVAALLIAAVLLAGCAVSTVWWPIRHNVEEIDLSPAAYWPEPQLVVEPEPEDGPVLVMRGYDVPAPDVAAFTDSMALVGRSRQRTGAMEWRLYRDVGTVDRFVEAFVVRSWAEHMHQHQVRLTARDREIEETVAQYSAGPHTVSHLVAVEPG, encoded by the coding sequence GTGGGCACAGCGGCGGCGGAGCGGATCTCGACCTGGGCTCCGTTGCGTTCACCGGTGTTCCGGGCGCTGTGGATCGCTCAGCTCGTGTCGAATCTGGGCACATGGATGCAGACCGTCGGCGCGCAGTGGATCCTGGTGGATCAGCCGAACGCCGCGGCACTGGTGTCGTTCGTGCAGACCGCGCTCGCGCTGCCGGTGATGTTGCTGTCGATCCCGTCGGGCGTGCTGGCCGACCTGGTCGACCGGCGCAGGCTGCTGATCGGCGCGCAGACCGGGATGGCGGTCGCCTCGCTCACCCTCACCGTCTTCACCGCGACCGGTCACACCACGCCCGCGGTACTGCTCAGCCTGCTGTTCCTGCTCGGCTGCGGGCAGGCGCTCACCGCGCCCGCCTGGCAGGCGGTGCAGCCCGAGCTGGTGCCGCGCGATCAGATCACCTCCGCGGCGGCGCTGGGCAGCATGAGCGTCAATATCGGCCGAGCCGTCGGTCCCGCGGTGGCGGGGGTGATCGTGTCCATCGCCGGGCCGACCGTGGTGTTCGGGTTCAACACCGTGTCCTTCGTCGGCATCGTCGCGGTGCTGCTGGTGTCGAAGTGGCCGACGCGGACGAGTCCGCTGCCCAGCGAACGGCCGCTGGCGGCATTGCAGGCGGGCACCCGGTTCATCCGCGCCGCGCCCGCGATCAGACGGGTGCTGTTTCGCGCGATCCTGTTCATCGCGCCCGCCAGCGCCGTCTGGTCGCTGCTGCCGGTGATCGCGCACGACCGGCTCGGGCTGTCGTCCTCCGGGTACGGACTGCTGCTCGGCGCGCTCGGGCTCGGCGCGGTCTGCGGGGCGCTCGGATTGTCGCGGTTGCGGGTGCTGTTCAACCCCACCCAGCGGCTCGCGCTGGCCGCGGTCCTGTTCGGGCTCGGCGCGATCGCGACCGCGCTGGTCCACCAGGTGGTGCTGGTGCTCGTGTTACTGGTGGGGGCCGGGCTGGCGTGGTTGCTGGCGATGTCGACGCTGAACTCGACCATGCAGTTGCTCCTGCCCGCCTGGGTTCGCGCGCGTGGGCTGTCGGTGTACATGCTGGTGTTCATGGGCGGGCAGGCGATCGGTTCGCTGCTCTGGGGTCTGGTCGCCGGCGCCTATGGTGCCGTGGCGGCACTGCTGATCGCGGCGGTGCTGCTGGCAGGCTGCGCGGTGAGCACCGTGTGGTGGCCGATCCGGCACAACGTCGAGGAGATCGACCTCTCCCCGGCGGCATACTGGCCCGAACCGCAACTCGTCGTCGAGCCGGAACCCGAGGACGGCCCCGTCCTGGTGATGCGCGGATACGACGTGCCTGCCCCCGACGTCGCCGCCTTCACCGACTCGATGGCGCTGGTCGGGCGATCGAGGCAGCGCACGGGCGCGATGGAATGGCGGCTCTACCGCGACGTCGGCACCGTCGACCGTTTCGTCGAAGCCTTCGTCGTGCGGTCCTGGGCCGAGCACATGCACCAGCACCAGGTGCGCCTGACCGCTCGTGACCGGGAGATCGAAGAGACCGTCGCCCAGTACTCCGCAGGCCCCCACACGGTCTCACACCTGGTCGCAGTCGAGCCTGGTTAG
- the secG gene encoding preprotein translocase subunit SecG: MSLFLDILLVITSLLLVLLVLLHRAKGGGLSSLFGGGVQSSLSGSTVVEKNLDRITIFVGIVWFIAILGIGLEIKFA, translated from the coding sequence ATGTCGCTGTTCCTCGATATCCTCCTTGTGATCACCAGCTTGCTGTTGGTGCTGCTGGTGCTGCTGCACCGCGCCAAGGGTGGCGGCTTGTCCAGCCTCTTCGGTGGCGGCGTGCAGTCGAGCCTGTCCGGCTCCACCGTCGTCGAGAAGAACCTCGACCGCATCACCATCTTCGTCGGCATCGTCTGGTTCATCGCGATCCTCGGCATCGGCCTCGAGATCAAGTTCGCCTGA